The Candidatus Eisenbacteria bacterium genome contains the following window.
TTCCCTCTTCCGTATAACCCATGAGTATGAACAGCACCCCGCTGTCGGTGCGTTCCAGGGCCTCCTTCATCTGCTGACAAGCTACAACGCTCCGGTAGTTCTCGCGCAGGATGACGTCGATTGATCTTCCCAGCTTGGTGAGATGGAGGATACTCTGCGCGCCGATGACCAGGATGATCACAAGCAGCCCGCCGAATCCCAGAGACAGCTTTTGACGGATTCCCAGCATTATCGTTCTCCACTTTTCCAGTGCTCTGCTATTACCCTTTTCTATTACGCAGGCAATGTGCCAACAGATTTGTTACCTTAACCTGTTGAAAGATGGAGATGATTCCGGGCCGCGCAAGGGTAAACCTTAAATCTTTCAAGAAACCGGAAGAAAACGCATTGAAGACTGCAAGGCGATATCAAGAAGGAAGTGAGATGACCGAGAAAAGAAGGAAGGGCGGAGGTGTGCGGACCTTCAGATTCCGTACTTCTTGCGGCGACGCCAGAGGGTGGCCTGGTCGATTCCAAGAACATCTGCAGCTTCCTGCAGCGATTTCGTGGTGGCGAGAATTCGCCGTATGTGCTGTTCCTCGATTTTCTCGACCGTGACAGGATCGCCTATGCCGGGAGCCATTTCACTCGGGAGCAACGCCGTGGGAAGGCACTCGATGCCGACGCGATCGGTCTGACAAAGAATGGCGGCCCGCTCGACAACGTTACTCAACTCCCTGATGTTTCCCGGCCAGCGATATTGCTTCAGCGCCTCCAGCGCCTCGTCAGTGAAGCCGGCGAAGGACCGGTGGCTGTTGCGACCACAGAATGCGAGTAGTCTCTCTGCAAGCGTGACGACATCATCCGGCCGTTCTCGCAACGGAGGAATCTCAATCTGAATGACGTTGAGCCGATAAAAGAGGTCTTCTCGAAACCGTCCTGCGGCCACCGCCTGCTCCAGGTCCACGTTCGTCGCTGCGATGATGCGCACGTCCGCTCGTCGCGTCGTGTAGTCGCCAACCCGCTCGTATTCTCTGTCCTGTGCGAAACGCAGAAGTTTCGGTTGCAGGGACAGAGGCAAATCGCCTATCTCATCCAAGAAGAGCGTGCCGTTATCACAGGCTGCGACGCGACCGGGATTATCACGAACGGCTCCAGTAAAGGCTCCCCTTACGTGCCCGAAAAGCTCGCTCTCCAAGAGCTCGGAAGAGAAGGATGGACACGAGACGATGCCCATGGGTTTCTCCGCGCGATTGCTCCACGCGTGAATGGCGCGCGCAAGCACGGTCTTACCCGTTCCGCTCTCGCCTCTGAGAAGAATTGTGGCGTCGGACGGCGCCACCTGCCGCGCCAGAGCCACGGCGTGCTGCATGGCCGAACCGGTACTCGAGAAGTCAATCTCGGGACGCGTTCGACCGAGATCTTCCTGCAATGCGGCAACCCGTTCCTCCAGCACTCGCATTTCGTGCACCTTTTGAACGGCCAATTTGACCTGGGCAGGCGTGAAAGGTTTCGGAATGTAGTCCGTTGCCCCGCGGCGCATGGCTTCGACGGCAGTCTCGATGGAGGCGTAGGCAGTGATGACAATGATCTTGAGCCAAGGACACGTGGCCAGCAGAGCGGGAATCAGGTCAAGCC
Protein-coding sequences here:
- a CDS encoding sigma-54 dependent transcriptional regulator, encoding METTSGQALNILVVDDEINIRKTLSVCLETEGHKVIAVSNFQDALAEASRRAFELAFVDLRLGTDDGLDLIPALLATCPWLKIIVITAYASIETAVEAMRRGATDYIPKPFTPAQVKLAVQKVHEMRVLEERVAALQEDLGRTRPEIDFSSTGSAMQHAVALARQVAPSDATILLRGESGTGKTVLARAIHAWSNRAEKPMGIVSCPSFSSELLESELFGHVRGAFTGAVRDNPGRVAACDNGTLFLDEIGDLPLSLQPKLLRFAQDREYERVGDYTTRRADVRIIAATNVDLEQAVAAGRFREDLFYRLNVIQIEIPPLRERPDDVVTLAERLLAFCGRNSHRSFAGFTDEALEALKQYRWPGNIRELSNVVERAAILCQTDRVGIECLPTALLPSEMAPGIGDPVTVEKIEEQHIRRILATTKSLQEAADVLGIDQATLWRRRKKYGI